The proteins below are encoded in one region of Engystomops pustulosus chromosome 8, aEngPut4.maternal, whole genome shotgun sequence:
- the LOC140075657 gene encoding dehydrogenase/reductase SDR family member 9-like yields the protein MFLYLLVLCGSVLYLWWRVRDGLKINYIEDKHVLITGCDSGFGHLAARTFDERGFKVLATCLSKSGAAALKQETSQRLKVIMLDVTDGDNVKKVAEWIKEEVGEKGLWGLVNNAGVMGTLAPIDWLTIEDIREPIEVNLIGLIQVTLSVLPLIKKAKGRIVNVSSVGGRVAASGGGYFSSKYGVEGFNDSLRRDMKAFGVKVSCIEPGLFKTAMSDPKRVLEQRLHIWRRLLKTIREEYGENYVQLDSEMKQKLNYIRSSDLSAVVWCMEHALTSQHPRTRYSVGTDATFFWIPISYMPTFIQDFVILKNKVKIPTSE from the exons ATGTTTCTGTATTTGCTGGTGCTTTGTGgttctgtcctgtatctatggtGGAGAGTAAGGGATGGTCTAAAAATTAACTACATTGAAGACAAACATGTCCTGATCACCGGATGTGACTCTGGATTCGGTCATCTTGCTGCTCGCACCTTTGATGAAAGAGGATTCAAGGTTTTGGCAACTTGTCTTAGCAAAAGTGGAGCAGCTGCTTTAAAGCAGGAAACATCACAAAGACTTAAAGTTATCATGTTAGATGTGACAGACGGTGACAATGTAAAGAAAGTCGCTGAGTGGATCAAAGAGGAAGTTGGAGAAAAAG GTCTCTGGGGATTAGTGAACAATGCTGGGGTAATGGGAACTCTCGCTCCCATTGACTGGCTGACTATTGAGGACATTAGAGAACCAATTGAAGTAAATCTAATAGGATTAATACAAGTCACATTGTCTGTACTTCCCTTGATTAAGAAAGCTAAAGGGAGGATTGTTAATGTATCCAGTGTCGGCGGGAGAGTCGCAGCCAGTGGAGGAGGATATTTTTCATCTAAGTATGGCGTGGAAGGATTTAATGACAGTTTGAG GCGAGACATGAAGGCCTTTGGGGTGAAAGTTTCCTGTATTGAACCAGGACTGTTCAAGACAGCAATGTCCGATCCAAAACGTGTTTTAGAACAACGATTACATATCTGGAGACGACTTTTAAAGACAATTCGAGAAGAATATGGAGAAAACTACGTACAACTCG attCAGAAATGAAGCAGAAATTAAACTACATCCGAAGCAGCGACCTCTCGGCGGTCGTCTGGTGCATGGAGCATGCTCTGACCAGCCAGCACCCGAGGACGCGATACAGTGTAGGCACTGATGCCACCTTCTTCTGGATTCCAATATCTTATATGCCAACATTCATACAAGACTTTGTCATAttgaaaaataaagtcaaaatacCCACTTCAGAGTAA